A DNA window from Pseudomonas tohonis contains the following coding sequences:
- a CDS encoding heavy metal response regulator transcription factor, with translation MKLLVAEDEPRTGAYLQQGLSEAGFNVDRVMTGTDALQHALSESYDLLILDVMMPGLDGWEVLRMVRAAGKDVPVLFLTARDGVEDRVKGLELGADDYLIKPFAFSELLARVRTLLRRGNGSPTQTTMKIADLEVDLMKRRAIRGGKRIDLTAKEFSLLELLLRRRGEVLPKSLIASQVWDMNFDSDTNVIEVAVRRLRAKIDDDFDLKLIHTARGMGYMMDAPE, from the coding sequence ATGAAACTACTGGTAGCTGAAGATGAACCCAGAACCGGTGCATACCTGCAGCAAGGCCTCAGTGAAGCGGGCTTCAATGTCGACCGGGTTATGACCGGTACAGATGCTCTACAGCACGCTCTGAGTGAGTCCTATGACCTCCTGATCCTGGATGTGATGATGCCTGGGCTGGACGGGTGGGAAGTGCTGCGCATGGTGCGCGCCGCAGGAAAAGACGTCCCCGTATTGTTCTTGACGGCACGCGATGGTGTGGAGGACCGCGTTAAAGGGTTGGAGCTGGGCGCGGACGACTACCTGATCAAGCCATTTGCTTTCTCTGAACTTCTGGCCAGGGTCAGAACGCTGCTGCGTAGAGGCAATGGCTCACCCACGCAAACAACGATGAAAATTGCCGATCTGGAAGTCGATCTGATGAAGCGTCGCGCCATCCGCGGCGGTAAACGAATTGACCTGACCGCGAAGGAGTTTTCACTGCTGGAACTGCTACTGCGCCGGCGCGGCGAGGTGCTCCCGAAGTCGCTGATTGCCTCTCAGGTTTGGGACATGAATTTCGACAGCGACACCAATGTTATTGAGGTTGCGGTACGCCGGCTACGCGCAAAAATCGATGACGATTTCGATCTCAAGCTGATTCATACCGCCCGCGGCATGGGATACATGATGGATG